One segment of Pantoea sp. Lij88 DNA contains the following:
- a CDS encoding DUF4156 domain-containing protein — MRINLLLGLTAGALLLAGCSSSTQLSSAGQRVTFTDQQPGNNCQLLGNITGSQSNWLSGAGGETSALRGAANDLRNRAAEMGGNVIYGATSPAQNLLSAFAPLDSKMTGQVYKCP; from the coding sequence ATGCGGATTAACCTCTTGCTCGGACTGACGGCTGGCGCGTTATTGCTGGCGGGCTGCAGCAGCTCTACGCAACTCTCTTCAGCAGGACAGCGCGTGACGTTTACCGATCAGCAGCCTGGCAATAACTGTCAGCTTCTGGGCAATATCACCGGCTCACAGAGCAACTGGCTGAGCGGTGCAGGCGGCGAAACCAGCGCACTGCGCGGTGCAGCGAACGACCTGCGCAATCGCGCAGCGGAGATGGGCGGCAATGTGATTTATGGCGCTACCAGCCCGGCGCAGAATCTGCTGTCCGCGTTCGCGCCACTCGACAGCAAAATGACCGGCCAGGTCTATAAGTGCCCATAA
- a CDS encoding co-chaperone GroES — MKIRPLHDRVIVKRKEVEAKSAGGIVLTGSAAGKSTRGEVLAVGNGRILESGDVKPLDVKVGDVVIFNEGYGAKTEKIDNEEVLIISESDILAVVEA, encoded by the coding sequence ATGAAAATTCGTCCATTGCACGATCGCGTCATCGTCAAGCGTAAAGAAGTTGAAGCTAAATCAGCTGGCGGCATCGTGCTGACCGGTTCTGCAGCCGGTAAATCCACCCGTGGTGAAGTTCTGGCTGTCGGCAATGGTCGCATCCTTGAGAGTGGCGACGTTAAGCCGCTGGACGTGAAGGTGGGTGACGTTGTGATCTTCAACGAAGGTTACGGCGCTAAAACCGAGAAAATCGACAACGAAGAGGTGCTTATCATCTCTGAGAGCGACATTCTGGCCGTTGTTGAAGCGTAA
- a CDS encoding FxsA family protein, with protein MRWIPLLVFFVLAWIEISLFIQVAHVMGVLLTMLLVVFTSCIGVSLVKNQGMKNFMLMQEKLARNESPANEMIKSVSLIIAGFLLLLPGFFTDLLGLLLLLPPVQKHLTLKLMPHLRVWRGPGAGPDSGYTMDGEFERKNTDRLENHDDHKDR; from the coding sequence GTGCGCTGGATACCGTTATTAGTCTTTTTTGTTCTGGCCTGGATCGAGATTTCACTCTTCATTCAGGTGGCACACGTCATGGGCGTGCTGCTTACCATGCTGCTGGTGGTCTTCACCTCGTGCATCGGGGTGTCGCTGGTCAAAAATCAGGGCATGAAGAATTTTATGCTGATGCAGGAGAAGCTGGCGCGTAACGAAAGCCCGGCCAATGAGATGATCAAAAGCGTATCGCTGATCATCGCGGGCTTCCTGCTGCTGCTGCCGGGCTTCTTTACGGATCTGCTGGGCCTGTTGCTGTTGCTGCCGCCGGTGCAGAAGCATCTGACGCTGAAGCTGATGCCCCATCTGCGCGTCTGGCGCGGACCGGGAGCGGGTCCGGACAGCGGCTACACCATGGATGGCGAGTTCGAGCGCAAAAACACAGATCGCCTTGAGAACCATGACGATCACAAGGATCGTTAA
- the groL gene encoding chaperonin GroEL (60 kDa chaperone family; promotes refolding of misfolded polypeptides especially under stressful conditions; forms two stacked rings of heptamers to form a barrel-shaped 14mer; ends can be capped by GroES; misfolded proteins enter the barrel where they are refolded when GroES binds), whose translation MAAKDVKFGNDARVKMLRGVNVLADAVKVTLGPKGRNVVLDKSFGAPTITKDGVSVAREIELEDKFENMGAQMVKEVASKANDAAGDGTTTATVLAQSIITEGLKAVAAGMNPMDLKRGIDQAVIAAVEKLKTLSVPCSDSKAIAQVGTISANSDETVGQLIAQAMEKVGKEGVITVEEGTGLQDELDVVEGMQFDRGYLSPYFINKPETGAIELESPFILLADKKISNIREMLPVLEAVAKAGKPLLIIAEDVEGEALATLVVNTMRGIVKVAAVKAPGFGDRRKAMLQDIAILTGGTVISEEIGMELEKAALEDLGQAKRVVINKDTTTIIDGVGEEATIQGRVTQIRQQIEEATSDYDKEKLQERVAKLAGGVAVLKVGAATEVEMKEKKARVEDALHATRAAVEEGVVAGGGVALVRVAAQLADLRGQNEDQNVGIKVALRAMESPLRQIVSNAGEEPSVVANNVKAGDGNYGYNAQTEEYGNMIDFGILDPTKVTRSALQYAASVAGLMITTECMVTDMPKGDAPDLGGGAGGMGGMGGMGGMM comes from the coding sequence ATGGCAGCTAAAGACGTAAAATTCGGTAATGACGCACGCGTAAAAATGCTGCGTGGCGTGAACGTACTGGCAGATGCAGTAAAAGTTACCCTGGGCCCGAAAGGCCGTAACGTGGTTCTGGATAAATCTTTTGGTGCACCGACCATCACTAAAGATGGTGTTTCTGTGGCACGTGAAATCGAGCTGGAAGATAAGTTCGAGAACATGGGCGCGCAGATGGTGAAAGAAGTGGCCTCTAAAGCGAATGACGCTGCGGGCGACGGTACCACCACTGCAACCGTACTGGCACAGTCTATCATCACCGAAGGCCTGAAAGCGGTCGCAGCGGGTATGAACCCGATGGACCTGAAGCGCGGTATCGACCAGGCAGTGATCGCTGCGGTTGAGAAACTGAAAACGCTGTCAGTGCCTTGCTCAGACTCTAAAGCGATTGCACAGGTTGGTACTATCTCTGCTAACTCCGATGAAACCGTGGGCCAGCTGATTGCTCAGGCGATGGAGAAAGTGGGTAAAGAAGGCGTGATCACCGTTGAAGAAGGCACCGGCCTGCAGGACGAGCTGGATGTGGTTGAAGGTATGCAGTTTGATCGCGGCTACCTGTCTCCGTACTTCATCAACAAGCCAGAAACAGGCGCGATTGAACTGGAATCTCCGTTCATCCTGCTGGCTGACAAGAAAATTTCTAACATCCGTGAAATGCTGCCAGTGCTGGAAGCCGTTGCGAAAGCCGGCAAACCACTGCTGATCATCGCGGAAGATGTTGAAGGCGAAGCGCTGGCAACGCTGGTGGTTAACACCATGCGCGGCATCGTGAAAGTGGCTGCGGTTAAAGCACCAGGCTTCGGCGACCGTCGTAAAGCTATGCTGCAGGATATCGCTATCCTGACCGGTGGTACCGTGATCTCTGAAGAGATCGGTATGGAGCTGGAAAAAGCAGCTCTGGAAGATCTGGGCCAGGCTAAACGCGTTGTGATCAACAAAGACACCACCACCATCATCGACGGTGTGGGTGAAGAAGCGACAATCCAGGGCCGTGTCACCCAGATTCGTCAGCAGATCGAAGAAGCAACATCTGACTACGACAAAGAAAAACTGCAGGAGCGCGTAGCGAAACTGGCAGGCGGCGTAGCCGTTCTGAAAGTGGGCGCAGCAACTGAAGTTGAAATGAAAGAGAAGAAAGCCCGCGTTGAAGATGCGCTGCACGCAACCCGTGCTGCTGTCGAAGAAGGCGTGGTTGCTGGTGGTGGTGTGGCGCTGGTTCGCGTTGCAGCACAGCTGGCCGATCTGCGTGGTCAGAATGAAGATCAGAACGTCGGTATCAAAGTTGCGCTGCGCGCCATGGAATCTCCACTGCGTCAGATCGTGTCTAACGCCGGTGAAGAGCCATCTGTTGTTGCTAACAACGTGAAAGCGGGCGACGGTAACTATGGTTACAACGCGCAGACTGAAGAATACGGCAACATGATCGACTTCGGTATCCTGGACCCAACCAAAGTGACCCGTTCTGCTCTGCAGTACGCGGCCTCTGTTGCTGGTCTGATGATCACCACCGAATGTATGGTCACTGACATGCCTAAAGGCGACGCACCTGATTTAGGCGGCGGCGCTGGCGGTATGGGTGGCATGGGCGGTATGGGCGGCATGATGTAA
- a CDS encoding fimbria/pilus periplasmic chaperone — protein MRSLSWVCLAATLCSSAVYAGGVGLGATRMVYAANSKQSTLQVRNTHTSASFLIQSWMENARGERSQDFVITPPLYVLKPATESVVKIIFNGKSLPQDRETLYWMTVKAIPQQTNNTGNSLQFASANRIKVFYRPTSLPDNANDAFKKISGEYTSGQVVLRNPTPYFITTLNMHIDGKAVKPVMLPPKSTTTLAEKFSHATSVTFQTINDYGAWTPVMRTPLTRK, from the coding sequence ATGCGTTCTTTATCCTGGGTCTGTCTGGCTGCCACATTATGCTCGTCAGCGGTATATGCGGGTGGCGTGGGATTAGGTGCGACCCGTATGGTCTACGCCGCGAATTCAAAACAGTCCACCCTTCAGGTCAGAAATACCCATACCTCGGCCTCATTTTTAATTCAGTCGTGGATGGAAAATGCACGTGGCGAGCGATCGCAGGATTTCGTTATTACCCCACCGCTTTATGTTTTGAAACCGGCAACCGAAAGCGTAGTGAAAATCATTTTTAATGGGAAATCCCTGCCGCAGGATCGGGAAACACTCTACTGGATGACGGTAAAGGCGATTCCACAACAGACAAATAATACGGGTAACTCTCTGCAATTCGCCTCTGCTAATCGCATTAAAGTCTTTTACCGCCCCACGTCACTGCCGGATAACGCGAATGACGCGTTTAAAAAAATCAGCGGTGAATACACATCAGGTCAGGTTGTGCTGCGTAACCCTACGCCTTATTTCATTACCACGCTCAATATGCACATTGACGGTAAAGCCGTGAAGCCGGTGATGCTACCGCCAAAATCAACCACTACGCTGGCCGAAAAATTCAGCCACGCCACCTCGGTGACCTTCCAGACCATCAATGATTACGGTGCATGGACCCCCGTAATGCGTACCCCGCTGACCCGTAAATAG
- the aspA gene encoding aspartate ammonia-lyase: protein MANNIRIEEDLLGMREVPADAYYGVHTLRAIENFYISNSKISDIPEFVRGMVMVKKAAAMANKELQTIPRNIADTIIKACDEVLNNGRCMDQFPVDVYQGGAGTSVNMNTNEVLANIGLELMGHQKGEYQYLNPNDHVNKCQSTNDAYPTGFRIAVYSSLLKLLDGISQLAEGFQHKADEFQTVLKMGRTQLQDAVPMTLGQEFHAFSVLLNEETKSILRTAELLLEVNLGATAIGTRLNTPDGYQHLAVQRLAEVSNLPVVPAEDLIEATSDCGAYVMVHSSLKRLAVKLSKICNDLRLLSSGPRAGLNEINLPELQAGSSIMPAKVNPVVPEVVNQVCFKVIGNDITVTMASEAGQLQLNVMEPVIGQALFESISILTNACYNLLEKCVNGITANRAVCEAYVFNSIGIVTYLNPYIGHHNGDIVGKICAETGKSVREVVLERGLLTESELDDIFSVQNLMYPVYKAKRYTDENEQ, encoded by the coding sequence ATGGCGAACAACATTCGTATCGAAGAAGACCTGTTAGGTATGCGCGAAGTTCCGGCGGATGCCTATTATGGCGTTCATACTCTGCGTGCGATTGAGAATTTTTATATCAGCAACAGCAAAATCAGCGACATACCTGAATTTGTCCGCGGTATGGTGATGGTAAAAAAAGCGGCGGCGATGGCCAACAAAGAGCTGCAGACCATTCCGCGTAACATTGCCGATACCATCATTAAGGCCTGCGACGAAGTACTGAACAACGGTCGCTGTATGGACCAGTTCCCTGTAGATGTCTATCAGGGCGGTGCCGGAACCTCGGTTAACATGAACACCAATGAGGTGCTGGCGAACATCGGCCTGGAGCTGATGGGCCACCAGAAAGGGGAATATCAGTATCTCAACCCCAACGATCATGTAAACAAATGCCAGTCCACCAACGACGCCTACCCGACCGGCTTCCGCATCGCCGTCTACAGCTCGCTGCTGAAACTGCTTGATGGCATCAGCCAGCTGGCTGAGGGCTTCCAGCACAAGGCCGATGAATTCCAGACCGTCCTGAAAATGGGCCGTACCCAGCTGCAGGATGCGGTGCCGATGACCCTCGGCCAGGAATTTCATGCGTTCAGCGTGCTGCTGAATGAAGAGACCAAAAGCATTCTGCGCACCGCCGAACTGCTGCTGGAAGTAAACCTGGGCGCGACCGCCATCGGTACCCGCCTCAATACCCCGGACGGTTATCAGCACCTGGCGGTGCAGCGTCTGGCGGAAGTCAGCAACCTGCCGGTGGTACCGGCGGAAGACCTGATTGAAGCGACCTCTGACTGCGGCGCCTATGTGATGGTCCATTCATCGCTGAAACGTCTGGCGGTGAAGCTCTCTAAAATCTGTAACGACCTGCGCCTGCTCTCCTCCGGTCCGCGTGCTGGCCTGAATGAAATCAACCTGCCAGAACTGCAGGCGGGTTCCTCTATCATGCCGGCCAAGGTCAACCCGGTGGTGCCGGAAGTGGTCAACCAGGTCTGCTTCAAAGTCATCGGCAATGACATCACCGTCACCATGGCCTCTGAAGCGGGTCAGTTACAGCTCAACGTGATGGAGCCGGTGATTGGCCAGGCGCTGTTTGAATCAATCAGCATCCTGACGAATGCCTGCTACAACCTGCTGGAGAAATGCGTCAACGGCATTACCGCCAACCGCGCGGTGTGTGAAGCCTACGTCTTCAACTCCATTGGTATCGTGACGTACCTCAACCCGTACATCGGCCACCACAACGGCGACATTGTCGGCAAAATCTGTGCGGAAACCGGTAAAAGCGTGCGTGAGGTGGTGCTGGAGCGCGGCCTGCTGACCGAAAGTGAGCTGGACGATATCTTCTCGGTCCAGAACCTGATGTACCCGGTTTACAAAGCTAAACGTTATACCGATGAAAATGAACAGTAA
- the cutA gene encoding divalent cation tolerance protein CutA, with protein sequence MNAVVILCTAPDQATAEHLAGLALEARLAACVTMLPGATSWYLWQGKLEQSREVQLLLKCDSDHQQALCDLLKQAHPYDVPELLALPVQYGDSEYLSWLHASLA encoded by the coding sequence ATGAATGCTGTCGTTATCCTCTGCACCGCGCCCGATCAGGCCACGGCAGAGCACCTTGCTGGCTTAGCGCTGGAAGCCCGACTGGCGGCCTGCGTGACAATGCTGCCGGGCGCCACCTCCTGGTATCTCTGGCAGGGCAAACTGGAGCAGAGCCGTGAAGTGCAGTTGCTGCTGAAATGCGACAGCGATCATCAGCAGGCGCTGTGCGATCTGCTCAAACAGGCTCACCCTTACGACGTGCCCGAACTTCTGGCGCTGCCGGTTCAATATGGAGACAGTGAATACTTGTCATGGCTGCACGCATCTCTCGCTTAA
- a CDS encoding anaerobic C4-dicarboxylate transporter, translated as MFVVELLIVLMAIWLGARLGGIGIGFAGGLGVLILTLGFGMAPGAIPFDVIEIIMAVIAAIAAMQVAGGMDYLVSLAERLLRRHPRHVTLLAPLVTYLMTLLAGTGHTAFSTLPVIAEVAKEQGVRPSRPLSIAVVASQIAITASPISAAVVFFATLLEPRGVSYITLLAIAIPSTMVGLFLAALVTNFLGKELKDDEVYQARLAKGEVTLRGASLYQAKPGAKKSVLLFLAGIVAVVLYATATSASVGLIANPPLPRNEAIVVFMLTIATLISLTCRLDTSEILSASTFKSGMSACICVMGVAWLGDTFVKSHLAEIQMLAGDALKTYPWMLALVLFFASMLLYSQAATTKALMPAALLLGVTPLTAIASFAAVSALFVLPTYPTLLAAVEMDDTGSTRIGKFVFNHAFIIPGVIAITLSVLSGFVFGGLLL; from the coding sequence ATGTTTGTGGTTGAGCTGCTTATCGTCCTGATGGCGATCTGGTTGGGCGCACGTCTTGGCGGTATTGGTATCGGGTTCGCAGGCGGACTGGGCGTGCTGATCCTGACGCTGGGATTTGGCATGGCGCCCGGTGCGATCCCGTTCGATGTGATTGAAATCATCATGGCGGTTATCGCCGCGATAGCCGCCATGCAGGTGGCGGGCGGGATGGATTATCTGGTGAGCCTGGCGGAGCGCCTGCTGCGCCGTCATCCGCGGCATGTCACGCTGCTGGCTCCGCTGGTCACCTACCTGATGACGCTGCTGGCCGGTACCGGTCACACCGCCTTCTCGACTCTGCCGGTGATTGCGGAGGTGGCGAAGGAGCAAGGCGTTCGCCCTTCCCGGCCGCTGTCGATTGCGGTGGTGGCTTCTCAGATCGCGATTACCGCTTCACCCATTTCAGCCGCGGTAGTCTTCTTCGCGACCCTGCTTGAACCGCGCGGCGTCAGCTATATCACGCTGCTGGCGATTGCCATCCCCTCAACCATGGTCGGTCTCTTCCTCGCCGCACTGGTGACGAACTTCCTGGGCAAAGAGCTGAAGGATGATGAGGTCTATCAGGCGCGCCTCGCGAAAGGCGAAGTCACGCTGCGCGGCGCCAGCCTCTACCAGGCAAAACCGGGCGCGAAAAAATCGGTGCTGCTGTTTCTGGCAGGTATTGTGGCCGTGGTGCTTTATGCCACCGCGACCAGCGCCAGCGTCGGGCTGATCGCCAATCCGCCGCTGCCCCGTAACGAAGCGATTGTGGTCTTTATGCTGACCATCGCCACGCTGATCAGCCTGACCTGCAGACTCGACACCAGTGAGATCCTCAGTGCCAGCACCTTCAAATCCGGCATGAGCGCCTGTATCTGCGTGATGGGCGTCGCCTGGCTGGGCGATACCTTTGTGAAGTCGCATCTGGCGGAGATCCAGATGCTGGCGGGGGACGCGCTGAAAACCTATCCCTGGATGCTGGCGCTGGTGCTGTTCTTCGCCTCCATGCTGCTCTACTCGCAGGCCGCGACCACCAAAGCGCTGATGCCCGCCGCACTGCTGCTGGGCGTGACGCCGCTGACGGCCATCGCTTCCTTCGCGGCGGTGTCGGCGCTATTTGTGCTGCCGACCTACCCGACCCTGCTGGCCGCTGTTGAGATGGATGACACCGGCTCAACCCGGATTGGCAAGTTTGTCTTTAACCACGCCTTTATTATTCCCGGCGTGATCGCCATTACGTTGTCGGTGCTCTCTGGTTTCGTGTTTGGCGGCTTGCTGTTGTAG
- a CDS encoding fimbrial protein: protein MKSKFNKTAILASGISALLPMGTALAATTSGGSVNFNGSVVTSACAISANSASIDVDMGEVRTATLASAGSEAGVAKTFSIALEDCAIADTSASTDENPIAATTAAVTFSGTPDSNDANSLAAGVNGGSASAQNVAIRIYDEQGNVVKLGEAATAIPLRKGANTLNFSAKYYSPTGGATAGDASAVATYTVTYS from the coding sequence ATGAAATCAAAATTTAATAAAACCGCTATTCTGGCTTCAGGTATTTCGGCTCTGCTTCCAATGGGAACGGCGCTGGCCGCAACCACCAGCGGTGGCTCCGTCAACTTTAACGGCAGTGTCGTCACATCCGCCTGCGCCATCAGTGCCAACAGCGCAAGCATTGATGTTGATATGGGTGAAGTACGCACTGCCACGCTGGCCTCGGCAGGCAGTGAAGCAGGCGTAGCCAAAACGTTTTCCATCGCACTTGAGGATTGCGCCATTGCGGATACCTCAGCGTCTACCGATGAGAATCCGATTGCGGCCACGACGGCAGCCGTGACTTTCTCAGGTACGCCAGACAGCAATGATGCCAACAGCCTGGCTGCGGGTGTAAACGGCGGCTCAGCATCCGCGCAGAATGTTGCCATTCGTATTTATGACGAACAGGGCAACGTCGTGAAGCTGGGCGAAGCCGCGACGGCCATCCCACTGCGTAAAGGCGCGAATACGCTGAATTTCAGCGCAAAATATTACTCACCAACCGGTGGTGCAACGGCGGGCGATGCCAGTGCCGTGGCCACCTACACCGTCACCTATTCGTAA
- a CDS encoding transcriptional regulator: MQREQILEHALNVLEQNGLAATLSLETLAGSDLTQEQLQLFWPDRDALLYDALRYHGQQIETWRRQILLDASLSPDQKLMARYDVLSEQVSKGRFPGCLFIAACSFYPQPDQPIHQLAEQQKRGSWQFTHDILVEQGLDNPSMVADQMELILEGCLSRLLVKRNVHDVATAQRLAEDVYSIALCRKNGALA; encoded by the coding sequence TTGCAGCGTGAACAGATACTCGAGCATGCATTGAATGTGCTTGAACAGAACGGCCTCGCCGCCACCCTCTCATTGGAAACCCTGGCGGGTTCCGACTTAACTCAGGAGCAGCTTCAGCTGTTCTGGCCCGACCGTGACGCCCTGCTCTACGATGCGCTGCGCTATCACGGGCAGCAGATTGAAACCTGGCGACGCCAGATCCTGCTGGATGCGTCGCTGTCGCCGGATCAGAAACTGATGGCACGTTACGACGTCCTGAGTGAGCAGGTCAGCAAGGGACGCTTCCCTGGCTGCCTGTTTATCGCCGCCTGCAGCTTCTACCCGCAGCCCGATCAGCCCATCCATCAACTGGCCGAGCAGCAGAAACGCGGCTCCTGGCAATTCACCCATGACATTCTGGTTGAGCAGGGGCTGGATAACCCCAGCATGGTGGCCGATCAGATGGAGCTGATCCTTGAAGGCTGCCTGAGCAGGCTGCTGGTGAAGCGCAATGTGCACGATGTCGCCACCGCCCAGCGGCTGGCGGAGGATGTCTACAGCATCGCGCTGTGCCGCAAAAATGGCGCGCTGGCCTGA
- the epmB gene encoding EF-P beta-lysylation protein EpmB, with translation MAHIVTLKTPSREDWLQQLADVVTEPDELLRILALDQHTELAEGADARRLFALRVPHAFIRRMKKGDAHDPLLLQVLTRRQEFIDAPGYSTDPLDEQSNVVPGLLHKYRNRALLLVKGGCAVNCRYCFRRHFPYQDNPGNKRSWQAALDYIADHPELDEIIFSGGDPLMAKDHELAWLIAALEQIPHLKRLRIHSRLPVVIPARITDHLCQMLSETRLQVLMVTHINHAQEIDDELREAMTSLKRAGVTLLNQSVLLRGINDDAQTLATLSNALFDAGILPYYLHVLDKVQGAAHFFVSDDEARQLVRALLSQVSGYLVPKLAREIGGEPSKTPLDLQLRQE, from the coding sequence ATGGCACACATTGTAACCCTAAAAACACCTTCCAGAGAAGATTGGTTGCAGCAACTTGCGGATGTTGTCACTGAACCTGATGAATTACTGCGGATTTTAGCCCTTGATCAGCACACAGAGCTGGCTGAAGGTGCGGATGCGCGGCGTCTTTTCGCCCTGCGTGTCCCGCATGCGTTCATTCGCCGGATGAAAAAAGGCGATGCGCACGACCCGCTGCTGCTTCAGGTACTGACCCGCCGCCAGGAATTCATCGATGCGCCAGGTTATAGCACCGATCCGCTCGATGAACAAAGCAACGTTGTACCTGGATTGCTGCATAAATACCGAAACCGGGCTTTATTGCTGGTAAAAGGCGGCTGCGCCGTCAACTGTCGCTACTGCTTCCGTCGTCATTTCCCCTATCAGGATAATCCCGGCAACAAGCGGAGCTGGCAGGCTGCACTGGACTATATCGCCGATCATCCCGAGCTGGATGAGATCATTTTCTCCGGCGGCGATCCTCTGATGGCAAAAGATCATGAGCTCGCCTGGCTGATCGCCGCGCTGGAACAGATCCCGCACCTGAAACGCCTGCGCATCCACAGTCGCTTACCGGTAGTGATTCCGGCGCGCATCACTGACCACCTCTGTCAGATGCTCAGCGAGACGCGTCTGCAGGTGCTGATGGTGACGCACATCAACCATGCGCAGGAGATTGATGATGAGCTGCGCGAGGCGATGACCAGCCTGAAGCGTGCCGGTGTGACCCTGCTGAATCAGAGCGTTTTATTGCGCGGCATTAACGATGATGCGCAGACGCTGGCGACACTGAGCAACGCTCTGTTTGATGCCGGTATTCTGCCCTATTATCTGCACGTGCTGGATAAGGTTCAGGGCGCAGCGCATTTCTTTGTCTCAGATGACGAAGCCCGTCAGCTGGTACGCGCATTACTGTCACAGGTCTCCGGCTATCTGGTGCCGAAGCTGGCGCGGGAAATTGGCGGTGAGCCGAGTAAAACGCCGTTAGATTTGCAGCTACGTCAGGAATAA
- a CDS encoding protein-disulfide reductase DsbD: MAARISRLITLLLTLFVCLQAHASLFSNPATSRFVPVDQAFTFDFDQQGAQLNLHWKVKSGYYLYRQQIHITPQNATIAPLTLPAGQAHEDEFFGKSEIYPQDLTLPVTLKQAGPGATLSVTYQGCAAAGFCYPPETRSVPVSAVAASSAPAPVSAQPAPASPLPFSPLWALLIGIGVAFTPCVLPMYPLISGIILGGQRHYSLGRLFALAMVYVQGMALTYTLLGVVVAAAGLRFQAALQHPYVLFTLSLLFIVLALSMFGLFTLQLPASLQTRLTLWSNRQQGGSLPGVFLMGALAGLICSPCTTAPLSAILLYIAQSGNLWAGAGTLWLYAVGMGLPLIAVTLSGNRLLPKSGPWMQTVKEGFGFVILALPVFLLERVLGDAWGSRLWSLLGVAFFGWAFSVSLRASSGKWRVVQIIMLAAALISARPLQDWAFGGPAGQHAVAPLPFRSLQTSQQLDSALQQAGGRITMVDLYADWCVACKEFEKYTFSDSAVRDSLSRVQLLQANVTANSARDNALLQHLQVLGLPTILFFDAQGREIPGSRITGFLNAADFRAHLQKLTP; the protein is encoded by the coding sequence ATGGCTGCACGCATCTCTCGCTTAATTACGCTTCTGCTGACGCTGTTTGTCTGCCTGCAGGCGCACGCATCACTCTTTTCAAACCCGGCGACCAGCCGCTTTGTGCCGGTCGATCAGGCGTTTACGTTTGATTTCGACCAGCAGGGCGCACAGCTCAACCTGCACTGGAAAGTGAAATCGGGTTACTACCTCTATCGCCAGCAGATCCACATCACACCGCAGAACGCGACCATCGCGCCACTGACGCTGCCCGCCGGTCAGGCGCATGAGGATGAATTCTTTGGCAAAAGTGAGATCTATCCGCAGGACCTGACGCTGCCGGTGACGCTGAAACAGGCAGGCCCCGGTGCCACACTCAGCGTCACGTATCAGGGCTGTGCCGCCGCCGGATTCTGTTATCCGCCGGAGACGCGCAGCGTGCCGGTGAGTGCGGTGGCAGCCAGCAGCGCGCCAGCGCCAGTCAGTGCTCAGCCCGCACCCGCCAGCCCGCTGCCCTTCTCCCCACTCTGGGCACTGCTGATCGGTATCGGCGTGGCGTTTACGCCCTGCGTGCTGCCGATGTATCCGCTGATCTCCGGGATTATCCTGGGCGGACAGCGCCACTATTCCCTCGGACGACTGTTTGCGCTGGCGATGGTCTATGTCCAGGGGATGGCGCTGACCTACACGCTGCTGGGAGTGGTGGTCGCGGCAGCGGGACTGCGTTTTCAGGCCGCGTTGCAGCACCCCTACGTGCTTTTCACGCTCTCCCTGCTGTTTATCGTGCTGGCCCTGTCAATGTTTGGCCTGTTCACGCTGCAACTGCCCGCCAGCCTGCAAACCCGCCTCACCCTGTGGAGCAATCGCCAGCAGGGAGGATCGCTGCCCGGCGTTTTCCTGATGGGCGCACTGGCGGGTTTGATCTGCTCGCCCTGCACCACAGCGCCGCTCAGCGCCATTCTGCTTTACATCGCGCAGAGCGGAAATCTGTGGGCCGGTGCCGGGACGCTGTGGCTGTATGCGGTCGGCATGGGCTTACCGCTGATCGCCGTGACCCTGTCTGGTAACCGGCTGCTGCCGAAAAGCGGCCCGTGGATGCAAACCGTTAAAGAGGGCTTTGGATTTGTCATCCTGGCGCTGCCGGTCTTCCTGCTGGAGCGGGTACTGGGCGATGCGTGGGGATCACGGCTCTGGAGCCTGCTCGGCGTGGCGTTCTTTGGCTGGGCGTTCAGCGTGAGCCTGCGCGCCAGCAGCGGTAAGTGGCGCGTGGTACAGATTATCATGCTGGCCGCTGCGCTCATCAGCGCGCGTCCGTTGCAGGACTGGGCCTTTGGCGGCCCGGCCGGACAGCATGCTGTGGCCCCGCTGCCGTTCCGGAGTCTCCAGACATCACAGCAGCTCGACAGCGCTTTGCAGCAGGCTGGCGGCCGCATCACGATGGTCGATCTCTACGCTGACTGGTGCGTCGCCTGCAAAGAGTTTGAAAAATATACCTTTAGCGATAGCGCCGTGCGCGATAGCCTGAGCAGGGTACAGCTGCTCCAGGCCAACGTCACCGCTAACAGCGCCCGCGACAACGCGCTGTTGCAGCATCTTCAGGTGCTGGGCTTACCGACGATTTTGTTCTTCGATGCGCAGGGCCGTGAAATCCCCGGTTCGCGCATCACCGGGTTTCTCAATGCCGCCGACTTCCGGGCGCATTTGCAGAAACTTACCCCGTAA